In one Meles meles chromosome 17, mMelMel3.1 paternal haplotype, whole genome shotgun sequence genomic region, the following are encoded:
- the DCAF8 gene encoding DDB1- and CUL4-associated factor 8, whose translation MSSKGSSTDGKTDLANGSLSSSPEEMSGAEEGRETSSGIEVEASDLSLSLTGDDGGPNRTGTGSRGTDTESSGEDKDSDSMEDTGHYSINDENQVHDRSEEEEEEEEEEEEHPRRRVQRKRANRDQDSSDDERALEDWVSSETSALPRPRWQALPALRERELGSSARFVYEACGARVFVQRFRLQHGLEGHTGCVNTLHFNQRGTWLASGSDDLKVVVWDWVRRQPVLDFESGHKSNVFQAKFLPNSGDSTLAMCARDGQVRVAELSATQCCKNTKRVAQHKGASHKLALEPDSPCTFLSAGEDAVVFTIDLRQDRPASKLVVTKEKEKKVGLYTIYVNPANTHQFAVGGRDQFVRIYDQRKIDENENNGVLKKFCPHHLVNSESKANITCLVYSHDGTELLASYNDEDIYLFNSAHSDGAQYVKRYKGHRNNATVKGVNFYGPKSEFVVSGSDCGHVFLWEKSSCQIVQFMEGDKGGVVNCLEPHPHLPVLATSGLDHDVKIWAPTAETSTELTGLKDVIKKNKRERDEDSLHHTDLFDSHMLWFLMHHLRQRRHHRRWREPGVGAPDADSEESPSSSDTSDEDEGPDRVQCMPS comes from the exons ATGTCCAGCAAAGGGAGCAGCACAGACGGCAAGACAGACTTAGCCAATG GAAGCTTGTCTAGCAGTCCGGAGGAGATGTCTGGCGCTGAGGAGGGCCGGGAGACATCCTCAGGCATTGAAGTGGAGGCCTCGGACCTGAGCTTGAGCCTGACCGGGGATGACGGTGGCCCCAATCGCACCGGCACAGGAAGTCGGGGTACAGATACAGAGAGCTCGGGGGAAGACAAGGACTCTGACAGCATGGAGGACACTGGCCATTACTCCATCAACGATGAAAACCAGGTCCATGACCgatcagaggaagaagaggaagaagaggaggaggaggaggagcatccTAGGCGCCGGGTCCAGCGGAAGCGGGCCAACCGTGACCAGGACTCGTCAGACGATGAGCGGGCCCTGGAGGACTGGGTGTCTTCAGAGACGTCTGCCCTGCCGCGCCCTCGCTGGCAAgccctccctgctctgcgggagcgGGAGCTGGGCTCCAGCGCCCGCTTCGTGTATGAGGCTTGCGGGGCGAGAGTCTTCGTGCAGCGTTTCCGCCTGCAGCACGGGCTGGAGGGCCATACTGGCTGTGTCAACACCCTGCACTTTAACCAGCGCGGCACCTGGCTGGCCAGTGGCAGCGACGACCTGAAGGTGGTGGTTTGGGACTGGGTGCGGCGGCAGCCAGTACTGGACTTTGAAAGTGGCCACAAGAGCAATGTCTTCCAG GCCAAGTTCCTTCCCAACAGCGGTGATTCCACCCTGGCCATGTGTGCCCGCGATGGGCAGGTGCGGGTAGCAGAGCTGTCTGCCACGCAGTGCTGCAAGAACACAAAGCGCGTGGCCCAGCACAAGGGAGCGTCCCACAAG TTGGCCCTGGAACCGGACTCTCCCTGTACGTTCCTATCTGCAGGTGAAGATGCGGTTGTCTTCACCATTGACCTCAGACAAGACCGGCCAGCTTC GAAACTGGTGGtgacaaaagaaaaggagaagaaagtgggGCTGTATACGATCTATGTGAATCCTGCCAATACCCACCAGTTTGCGGTGGGTGGACGAGATCAGTTTGTAAG GATTTACGACCAGCGAAAAATCGATGAGAACGAGAACAATGGCGTGCTCAAGAAATTCTGTCCTCATCACCTG GTGAACAGTGAGTCCAAAGCAAACATCACCTGTCTTGTGTACAGCCACGACGGCACAG AGCTCCTGGCCAGCTACAACGACGAAGACATTTACCTCTTCAACTCCGCTCACAGCGACGGGGCCCAGTACGTGAAGAGATACAAGGGCCACAGGAATAACGCCACAG TAAAAGGCGTCAATTTCTATGGCCCCAAGAGTGAGTTTGTGGTGAGCGGCAGTGACTGCGGGCACGTCTTCTTGTGGGAGAAGTCGTCGTGCCAGATCGTCCAGTTCATGGAGGGGGACAAGGGAGGCGTG GTGAACTGTCTCGAGCCCCACCCTCACCTGCCTGTGCTGGCAACCAGTGGCCTTGACCACGACGTCAAGATCTGGGCACCCACAGCTGAAACCTCCACCGAGCTGACAGGGCTGAAGGAC GTGATAAAGAAGAACAAGCGGGAGCGTGACGAAGACAGCTTGCACCACACCGACCTGTTTGACAGCCACATGCTCTGGTTCCTCATGCACCACCTGAGACAGAGACGCCACCACCGG CGCTGGCGAGAGCCCGGGGTTGGGGCCCCAGACGCCGACTCCGAGGAGTCTCCCAGCTCCTCAGACACATCGGACGAGGACGAGGGCCCCGACCGGGTGCAGTGCATGCCATCCTGA